The DNA sequence GCAAGATTCAAACGATCACAAATGAGGGCAATGTTGTAATCTGTCTTATCGAGAGAGAGTTGCATTGCATGGGTAAAAACGCGTCCATTACACCATGTAAATTCACAATTTTCTACAAAAAAAGATTCTGGCGATTCTATCTGAAACTCAACTCTGCCATTATAAAAAGCCAACTCTCCAATGGATAATTTCTCAAATTGGAACTGCTGATGTGGAGCGCTCCGCATTTCTAAAAGATCAGGAAATGACAGAACTTGATTCATTCCCTCGATAGTAATCCCTTTCTCTTTGAGATCTAATCTTGAATTTCTCAGAGATACTTTTGTTGAAGCTCCCATATTTACAGCATTAACGAACAAATTACCATCAAGTTCAAGCTCTCCCCCAAATGAGACCCCTTTTGCCGAAGCTAATAAATTACCAAAATCAATTGAATCAGATTGAAATTGAGGAATCTTAAAATCAAGGTTCAATTCATAGCCATTTTCTGAAAATAAATCAAATGTGCCGTGAGAATTGAGAGTTAACCCGGCTATAAGAGCGCTCATATGCTCAGCCTCAAAAACTATCCCAAATCCTTTTTGATGTATCGTTCCGGAGGCAGTTCCAAGATTTACTGCATTCAAATAAACGGCTTCTGCTGATACTTTTCCCTTTTCCCCTAATTCCTCACAAGGCCATTGAAGAGGCAATTCCCCACGAATTCCTGTTGTTTTCGTGTTGTACCATACATCTAAAACTTCTGCATTTTCAAATTTTGTAATGGTATTCACGTGAAAAGAACTGTCTTGCAGGTAATGCCCCTCTCCCTGAAGAGAAAACTCAGGTATCTTTATTGCTACAGGCTCTGTTACTATTTCCAGGTTAGGGGTTTTTACTTCAAAGGCAGTAATCCCTGTCATTCCTTCCGTAAAGTTGCCATCGATCCTGGTATTACCGATGAGAGAGACCAAGGGCATCCTCATAGTTGCATACTGATCATATATATGAACATCAACATCATGCAATTGTACTGCATAGTTTACGGTTCCTTTTGTTTTTTCACCTTTTCCGGAAACAGTAATGTCAGGCATGCTTGAGGCAATATCTAGTGGCTCATACCTAACCTCGCAACGATTTACAGGAGAATTTGGTTGTTGAGAAAGTGCAAATTCCCATTCGCCTGTCTTTGCAAATTTTGCAGAAAAACTGCCCCGGGTATGGAGAGGTTTTGCAAATTGTATGGGAGCTTGCTGGTTTCTATCAGAGCGATCCAGTACAACAGTAAAATAGCCGGAACTTTCAATAGATTTCTGAGAAGATTGGATATTACAAGTTGCATCAGATATTTGTACCGGCAATGGATAAGGAGAAAAAATATTAGTTGCATTAACCTGCCACAGCCCTTCTTCTGCATTGATGTTAATACAAAGAGGCAATTTGCCACGTTCAGAGCTTTGTGAGTCTAATACAGTCATCTTTCTGTAATCAATCCGAGTGTTATGGAACTCGCAGAGTATCGCAGACCGGGAAATTTGAAAAGGGTTTAACTGGATTTCAGAGGTCCCGTTAATATTCATAAGGCCGGATAGAACAAGCTCTGGAATAAACTGCGCGATATCCGGAAATTTATCGAGCTGAAAAGAATGAGAATGGAATTTTAATGACGCTTTGTTTGCATGTAGATCTATGTATGAAGAGATGGTTAATTCCTGATCGCGGGGATATAATCTCAGGATACATTCAAAGGTATTCAGATTTCCTTCTTTTGTAAACAGAGAGATATCAAACGGCAGGCGATAGTTTTGTCCATGATAACGGCATACCAGAACCGCATTGCAAATCTTAAGGCTTCCTATGGTCAACGGAATATTCTGGTCCTCGGCGGACTCTTTTGAAGTATCATGAGTTGTTTCTCCAGGAAAGGCCTTTTGCCAATCAAAACCAGGAATGATAAAATTCCCATCTACCATCTCACAATTCAATTCAAGCCCGCCAATAATAATACTATCGATATGCTTTTTGAATAATCTTAATGGCGAATAATCTAATTGAATCGAATTAATGGAGATAGGGATCTTATCCGAATCACCAAGGCGTAAACTTCCCAAGTCCATACCAGTAAAACCTATTCTGCGGACTTTACACCCTACCGGTATTCCTGTTTTTTTAAAAATTTGAGGTAAAATGTTAGATTCAATATATCGTGGCAGGCAGAAATAAAGGAAAGCGGAGGCAATAAAAAAAAGAAGAAATAAACCTAAAATACCAGGAAGAATTATGTTACGTTTTAGTAACATCGCTGAACAGAAATCCCTTCAACCAATAATTATTTTATGGAATAATTTAGTCTTTAAATAACCCCTATAGGGGTATAGTACTAGCTAAAAGCGTTAAACCGATAAAAAGCTTTGGAAGAGCGGCTCCTCTCTATTTTCCCAATGCCGATACGTGGAGAATCCAATGTGCGAATATCCCTAAAAAAATTGCTATCGAGAAGCTAATCATTGTACCTATTAAGATATATTCTGTCTCTTTTCTGCGGTTTGGATCTTTAATCTCACCAAAACGAAAAATTGATTTTGCAGCAACCAAAAAGCCAATAACCTCGTAGTGTTTTAGCAGCACAAACGTTAGTATTAAAATACGTTCCAGGCGTCCAATCCATAGCCCGGCTTTCTCCAAACCCTGGGAAGAAGGTCCTTCTATTTCCTTTCTCCAAGGCTTTGTAACCTTACCGATCCAGATACCTGCCGGCCAAATTACTACTATATAGGACAAAACCAAAACCCATATTTTTACCTTTGATATCTCTGAAGACAGAGCTTTAACAATTTCTGATATATTGCCCTGTATCAGCAAGACCCAGCATCCAAGAATAACAATCATGTGTGCCAGTTGATCCAGGAGAAAAGATCGGGCTGTGTCTTCTCCTCTGGATTTCAAACCATCGCATACTATATGTGAAATAAAAATAACGAAAGGAAGCCAAATTACATCCCAGGCACCTGTTAAAATATACGCAAATATGCCTGCTAATGCTCCGTGCACATAGAGCCAACAAGAGACCCATTTTTTCTTGAACCGATGTTCCACCAAAGAACGCGTCTGAAATATAAAGTCTACAATCAAGTGAGCTACGATAAGGCGGAGAAGCAAGGCCAAATCATTTTGAACAATGAGTCTTATCATATAACTACCTGGCGTTATTTTACTACATTAATAAGCCCTTGTGCTTCTTGCCTCAAGGATTAACTGCTCATATCGCCGGCATAACTCTTCAATTGCCCATCCACCCGCAGCATTTAAACGCTGGCGAACGGCTGGTTGTGAGATACCAAATTCCTTTGCAATCCTCTCTTGAGTTAGACCCCGGATTTGACCCAGTATCGCTTGTGCCTGCTCGGCTGACCATCTGTTTATAAGGGCATCAAGCAAGGCACATTCTATATCAAGTTCTGTATTCACATCCTGCCACGGACTTCGCACCAACAACCGCCTGTTCCCTTTCATCGTATCCACTGTTGGTCCAGAAAGGCGAAATGCTTCACCATCTCCTTCGGCCCCCCGGCCACCAGGAAGAAAATCAATCGCCCCGATTCCCACAGCAACACGTGCATCTACCGCATAGCGACGCTGTTTTACCTCAAAGCCACAACGTAAACTGACACGAATAACAATAGCTGCACGGAGAGCAACCTCTGGCTGAGATAATACCCCCTGAAAACTATCCCCTCGATGTATTTCAAAAGGTGCATGCACTGCTTCGGGTAAAATTTTTCCGATAGTTCTGAAAGAAGATTTAAGAATTGCTAATAAATGGTTACGCTGATTAGCTTGCAGCTTCGATGACCCAACTATGTCGCCGGTTATAACTGCATAAAGCTGAGAATCTTTCACACAGGCCTCTTCAAAGCATCCTCATTAATATAAGCTTCCAGACTTATAATTTCACAATATAAGCTCCTGTACTTATATATCAAATAAAACTGATCAATCTGCATATTCTGTAAGAATTTTCTTACAAACGTAAGAAGTTTACCAAAGTAGAGAGAAAAAATCATGAGAAAAATTATCTTAGTCTTTTGAATA is a window from the Candidatus Jettenia sp. genome containing:
- a CDS encoding DUF3307 domain-containing protein; the encoded protein is MIRLIVQNDLALLLRLIVAHLIVDFIFQTRSLVEHRFKKKWVSCWLYVHGALAGIFAYILTGAWDVIWLPFVIFISHIVCDGLKSRGEDTARSFLLDQLAHMIVILGCWVLLIQGNISEIVKALSSEISKVKIWVLVLSYIVVIWPAGIWIGKVTKPWRKEIEGPSSQGLEKAGLWIGRLERILILTFVLLKHYEVIGFLVAAKSIFRFGEIKDPNRRKETEYILIGTMISFSIAIFLGIFAHWILHVSALGK
- a CDS encoding SatD family protein; this translates as MKDSQLYAVITGDIVGSSKLQANQRNHLLAILKSSFRTIGKILPEAVHAPFEIHRGDSFQGVLSQPEVALRAAIVIRVSLRCGFEVKQRRYAVDARVAVGIGAIDFLPGGRGAEGDGEAFRLSGPTVDTMKGNRRLLVRSPWQDVNTELDIECALLDALINRWSAEQAQAILGQIRGLTQERIAKEFGISQPAVRQRLNAAGGWAIEELCRRYEQLILEARSTRAY
- a CDS encoding YdbH domain-containing protein; this translates as MLLKRNIILPGILGLFLLFFIASAFLYFCLPRYIESNILPQIFKKTGIPVGCKVRRIGFTGMDLGSLRLGDSDKIPISINSIQLDYSPLRLFKKHIDSIIIGGLELNCEMVDGNFIIPGFDWQKAFPGETTHDTSKESAEDQNIPLTIGSLKICNAVLVCRYHGQNYRLPFDISLFTKEGNLNTFECILRLYPRDQELTISSYIDLHANKASLKFHSHSFQLDKFPDIAQFIPELVLSGLMNINGTSEIQLNPFQISRSAILCEFHNTRIDYRKMTVLDSQSSERGKLPLCININAEEGLWQVNATNIFSPYPLPVQISDATCNIQSSQKSIESSGYFTVVLDRSDRNQQAPIQFAKPLHTRGSFSAKFAKTGEWEFALSQQPNSPVNRCEVRYEPLDIASSMPDITVSGKGEKTKGTVNYAVQLHDVDVHIYDQYATMRMPLVSLIGNTRIDGNFTEGMTGITAFEVKTPNLEIVTEPVAIKIPEFSLQGEGHYLQDSSFHVNTITKFENAEVLDVWYNTKTTGIRGELPLQWPCEELGEKGKVSAEAVYLNAVNLGTASGTIHQKGFGIVFEAEHMSALIAGLTLNSHGTFDLFSENGYELNLDFKIPQFQSDSIDFGNLLASAKGVSFGGELELDGNLFVNAVNMGASTKVSLRNSRLDLKEKGITIEGMNQVLSFPDLLEMRSAPHQQFQFEKLSIGELAFYNGRVEFQIESPESFFVENCEFTWCNGRVFTHAMQLSLDKTDYNIALICDRLNLAALFDQFGIAKAEGIGTVSGRLPVRYESGNVSFDNGFLYSAPGDGGIIHVTGMSILDIGIPQNTPQYSQINFVNAVLKDFHYNWVKILLTTKEEDLLLQMSLDGKPINPLPFTYNRKLGSFSKIEAASKGGIYNPIHLDINFRLPLNKIMYYGKNVNDIMSMLQY